One part of the Mycobacterium marinum genome encodes these proteins:
- a CDS encoding PD-(D/E)XK nuclease-like domain-containing protein, translating to MSDEIPDGIYDFAYRPAPERLSPNGAKKLLQPAGPARFDYERSHPRRPEPKFDMGKLVHRIVLGAGEEIAPIVGPDPKTGEFIRYANYNTKAAQAIRDKAYADDMIPALQHQIDTATEMARVVYEHPEAGLLFSEGDAERWLYGTDPLTGQPIRSRPDCMTERDRLWIIDFKTTGEKADRATFSRKAYDFGYYLQFAFSVAAARSLGRDDPVVVFVVQELAPPYLVNLLELDADYYRGARDDMTRAIGIFRQCTKAGVWPGYPLGIQPCSPPPYAFRTNSYADLD from the coding sequence ATGAGCGACGAAATACCAGACGGTATATACGATTTCGCCTATCGGCCAGCGCCGGAGCGGCTTTCTCCAAATGGGGCGAAGAAGCTACTGCAGCCCGCCGGCCCAGCACGGTTCGACTACGAGCGAAGCCACCCAAGAAGGCCGGAGCCGAAGTTCGACATGGGTAAGCTGGTGCACCGGATCGTGCTCGGCGCCGGGGAGGAGATAGCCCCCATCGTCGGCCCCGACCCGAAGACGGGCGAGTTTATCCGGTATGCGAACTACAACACCAAGGCTGCGCAAGCCATCCGCGACAAGGCCTACGCGGATGACATGATCCCAGCGCTGCAACACCAGATCGACACCGCGACCGAGATGGCGCGCGTTGTGTACGAGCACCCAGAGGCGGGCCTGCTATTTAGTGAAGGCGACGCCGAGCGCTGGCTGTACGGCACGGACCCTCTTACCGGTCAGCCAATTCGGTCACGACCAGACTGCATGACAGAGCGGGATCGGTTATGGATTATCGACTTCAAGACCACTGGAGAGAAGGCGGATCGGGCGACGTTCAGCCGCAAGGCTTATGACTTTGGCTATTACTTGCAGTTCGCCTTCTCGGTCGCGGCCGCACGGTCGCTGGGGCGCGATGACCCCGTGGTGGTGTTCGTCGTACAGGAGCTGGCCCCACCGTATCTGGTCAATCTCCTTGAGCTCGACGCTGACTACTACCGGGGCGCCCGCGACGACATGACGCGCGCTATCGGGATATTCCGCCAGTGCACCAAGGCCGGAGTGTGGCCTGGTTATCCACTAGGGATACAGCCATGCTCGCCCCCGCCGTATGCATTCCGAACCAACAGCTACGCCGATCTCGACTGA